A genomic stretch from Mycobacterium cookii includes:
- a CDS encoding ESX secretion-associated protein EspG, translating into MDQSTRTDITVNVEGFWMLQALLDIRHVAPELRCRPFVSTDSMDWLNQHPGMTVMREQGIVDGETVNEAVAARMRVLAAPDLEVVALLSRGKLLYGIKEKDEDGAEEPVGSRDIPDNEFRVLLARRGQHWVSAVRVGDEITVDDVAIADTTSIAALVFDALESIHHAEPAAINAVNVPLEEMLEITKAWQSSGFNVFSGGDLRRLGISAATVAALGQALSDPAAEAAVYARQYRDDDKAPSASVLSLKDGSGGRIAMYQQARTAGSNEAWLAICPATPQLVQVGVKTVLETLPYGEWKTHSRV; encoded by the coding sequence ATGGATCAGAGCACGCGCACGGACATCACAGTCAACGTCGAGGGTTTCTGGATGTTGCAAGCGTTGCTCGATATTCGCCACGTCGCACCGGAATTGCGCTGCCGACCATTCGTGTCGACCGATTCCATGGACTGGCTGAATCAGCATCCGGGCATGACAGTCATGCGCGAGCAGGGCATCGTCGACGGCGAGACGGTCAACGAAGCGGTCGCCGCGCGAATGCGCGTTCTGGCGGCGCCCGATCTCGAAGTCGTCGCGTTGCTGTCCCGGGGCAAATTGCTCTACGGCATCAAAGAAAAAGATGAGGATGGCGCCGAGGAGCCGGTGGGCTCCCGCGACATCCCGGACAACGAATTCCGCGTTCTGTTGGCCCGCCGCGGCCAGCACTGGGTGTCGGCGGTCCGAGTCGGCGACGAAATCACCGTCGACGATGTCGCGATAGCGGACACCACCTCTATTGCGGCTTTGGTGTTCGATGCGCTCGAGTCGATCCACCACGCCGAACCCGCCGCGATCAACGCGGTCAACGTGCCTCTCGAGGAGATGCTCGAGATCACCAAAGCCTGGCAGAGCTCGGGCTTCAATGTCTTCTCTGGTGGCGACCTGCGCCGGCTGGGCATCAGCGCGGCGACCGTGGCCGCGCTCGGCCAGGCGCTCTCGGACCCGGCCGCCGAAGCGGCGGTCTACGCCCGGCAGTACCGCGACGACGACAAAGCGCCCAGCGCCTCGGTGTTGTCGTTGAAGGATGGGTCAGGCGGCCGGATCGCGATGTATCAGCAAGCCCGGACCGCCGGCTCGAACGAAGCGTGGCTGGCGATCTGCCCCGCCACTCCACAACTCGTCCAAGTCGGTGTCAAGACGGTGTTGGAAACACTCCCTTACGGCGAGTGGAAAACGCACAGCAGAGTTTAA